A single window of Deltaproteobacteria bacterium PRO3 DNA harbors:
- a CDS encoding NADH-quinone oxidoreductase subunit I, translating into KCMYCGLCTEPCPTGAIHFVPEFERASYSLEEMVSHFVPEGDYVVPYKPPKKDKGEEGAKAEEGGAAEAAPEGTTLN; encoded by the coding sequence AAGTGCATGTACTGCGGGCTCTGCACCGAGCCCTGTCCGACGGGGGCCATCCACTTCGTGCCTGAGTTCGAGCGCGCCTCCTACTCGCTGGAGGAGATGGTCTCGCACTTCGTGCCGGAGGGCGATTACGTGGTGCCCTACAAGCCGCCGAAGAAGGACAAGGGCGAGGAGGGGGCGAAGGCGGAAGAGGGCGGCGCGGCCGAGGCGGCGCCGGAGGGGACGACCCTGAATTAG